The Anastrepha ludens isolate Willacy chromosome 2, idAnaLude1.1, whole genome shotgun sequence genome contains a region encoding:
- the LOC128870146 gene encoding uncharacterized protein LOC128870146: MPLQPEPPDKTTNRFSLLSQFDDYTSDYSFPPLTYKQTSLNQPKYITIKSPNNELQKLSPFVIKKSLDAISTQIENIKQLKDGSLLILTRNSKVAEKFLKLKTIANLCPVTTKYQDNLNTIKGIIYAPCLNEVNEEEILRELKIQGVTGIYKFTRMTEGKVVPTGKIVLSFDLYHLPKVIDIAWYKVKVAPYYPTPMRCKNCQLLGHTKIRCTNTATCEGCNLPPHSPSDCTRKQCANCGSDHASSDKDCPRFKQTQEILKIKTITKCSMGEALRKYNENNTQTVKSKSTYANVTITSQSTSTNKTPSSPTTTSTTIGKRPATSPPTKTSISKLQKTKNSLETNSLNNPTNKTTSNSLTQTANAKQTQNSPHHISQQTNNILESLSTISPCSKITQELLKKNDYFMPISDSDEEPKL; the protein is encoded by the coding sequence atgCCATTACAACCAGAACCGCCAGACAAAACAACAAACAGATTTTCTTTACTAAGCCAATTTGACGACTATACTTCCGACTACTCTTTTCCGCCGctcacatacaaacaaacatcacTCAATCAACCCAAATACATAACTATTAAATCACCTAATAATGAACTACAAAAACTCAGTCCtttcgtaattaaaaaatcgttagACGCAATATCTACCCAAATCGAAAACATTAAACAACTTAAAGACGGCTCACTACTGATACTAACACGTAACTCAAAAGTAGCTGAGAAATTTCTAAAGTTAAAAACGATTGCTAACCTCTGTCCAGTGACAACAAAATATCAAGACAATCTAAACACAATAAAGGGAATAATATACGCGCCTTGCCTAAACGAAGTAAACGAGGAGGAGATTTTGCGGGAACTTAAAATCCAAGGCGTGACTGGTATATATAAGTTTACCCGCATGACTGAGGGCAAAGTTGTTCCTACTGGCAAAATTGTCTTATCTTTTGACCTCTACCACCTACCCAAAGTCATCGACATAGCTTGGTATAAAGTTAAGGTCGCCCCTTACTATCCAACACCTATGCGCTGCAAAAACTGCCAACTACTAGGACACACAAAAATACGCTGCACCAATACTGCTACATGCGAAGGCTGCAATCTTCCACCCCACTCTCCATCCGACTGTACACGTAAACAATGTGCAAACTGTGGCAGCGATCATGCATCGTCAGACAAAGACTGCCCAAGATTTAAACAGACTCAAGAAATTCTAAAAATCAAAACCATCACAAAATGCTCCATGGGCGAAGCACTGCGCAAATACAACGAAAATAATACACAAACTGTAAAATCCAAAAGCACTTATGCAAACGTCACCATAACAAGTCAATCAACATCCACTAACAAGACACCATCATCACCAACGACAACAAGTACAACAATAGGAAAACGCCCTGCTACATCCCCACCAACAAAAACTAGTAtatcaaaactacaaaaaacaaagaattcaCTCGAAACCAATAGTTTAAATAATCCTACTAACAAAACAACATCAAACTCACTCACTCAAACCGCTAACGCCAAACAAACGCAAAACTCACCACACCACATATCCCAACAAACCAATAATATTCTGGAAAGCCTTTCTACTATCTCACCATGCAGCAAAATTACTCaagaattactaaaaaaaaacgattatttCATGCCCATATCCGACTCCGACGAAGAACCTAAACTATAA
- the LOC128854748 gene encoding probable rRNA-processing protein EBP2 homolog has translation MKRKAQLEAETDSEYYSDDKSDEELQEAFARGDLKPGLNIEFNAEKKKVNNIPQLLSKADEIKLDLPWVERMDMVNDLAPLAPEMVIQLEKHDQKRVNMFKGNAKIPYIRPEEDPVLNDFKREMLFHRQAQAAVIEGIKRLHEAGIVTRRPDDYFAEMAKSDEHMQKVRSNLMAKQEGQAKSERIKQIREQRKMGKLLAKQTKVQREMEKKDMLDKLKKFRKGKLKNLDFLEDAKALESQKKKSGDKRKQRNKKFGFGGKKKGLKRNTKSSAGGLEKVKNFRKGSKASSSGNKRLGKSRRMNAKSRK, from the exons atgaaaagaaaagcaCAATTAGAAGCTGAAACAGATTCCGAATATTATTCGGACGATAAATCCGATGAAGAG CTTCAGGAAGCGTTTGCGCGTGGCGACCTTAAACCCGGCTTAAACATAGAATTCAATGCAGAAAAGAAGAAAGTCAACAATATT CCACAACTGTTGTCCAAAGCTGATGAAATTAAACTAGATTTGCCATGGGTTGAACGAATGGATATGGTAAACGATTTGGCTCCTTTGGCACCTGAAATGGTCATACAATTAGAAAAGCATGATCAGAAACGTGTTAATATGTTTAAAGGCAATGCTAAAATTCCTTACATACGACCGGAAGAAGATCCGGTACTAAATGATTTTAAGCGAGAAATGCTCTTTCATCGCCAAGCTCAAGCTGCAGTAATAGAAGGAATAAAACGTTTACACGAAGCAGGAATTGTTACACGACGTCCCGATGACTATTTTGCCGAAATGGCAAAATCTGATGAACACATGCAAAAGGTGCGATCTAACCTGATGGCAAAGCAGGAGGGTCAAGCAAAGTCTGAGCGCATTAAACAAATACGTGAGCAACGCAAAATGGGTAAACTACTtgctaaacaaacaaaagtacagCGGGAAATGGAAAAGAAAGATATGCTGGATAAGCTGAAGAAGTTCCGTAAAGGAAAACTTAAGAATCTTGATTTCCTTGAAGATGCCAAGGCTTTAGAATCGCAGAAGAAAAAATCGGGTGACAAACGgaaacaacgtaataaaaagTTTGGCTTTGGTGGTAAAAAGAAGGGGCTAAAGCGAAACACAAAATCTTCGGCGGGGGGCCTGGAAAAGGTGAAAAACTTCCGAAAAGGTTCTAAGGCGTCGAGCAGTGGCAACAAACGCTTAGGTAAATCACGTCGAATGAATGCTAAatcaaggaaataa
- the LOC128854749 gene encoding G patch domain-containing protein 4, translating into MDFARNILNKYGWKEGEGLGKNSDGIVKPLKAVMKFDNAGLGSDQAASDFNNHWWERVFNEAAGNVEVKSGKNGVSMDLKNKHDSVEISTKGYSLKKLKKAKEGRITSDAMYDNFIQSATLTKSGDERENPNKITVADISVTEYKTLTDDELFRACGGRTAHKGARHGLKLSGKLSRIEQQEQELLARMQERKKQSVGQPDEKDSKKIKRKKKSKKEEDIAGGDPDSELSKNLVATETCISVKKKPKVSQSTSEDTFKRGKNEKEEIVQLSDNASVDVDNLKQKKNKRKTKEKRPLELAATNTDLEVEECRKKSKKSKKKEQ; encoded by the coding sequence ATGGATTTCGCccgcaatattttaaataaatacggcTGGAAAGAAGGAGAAGGCTTGGGAAAGAATAGCGATGGCATTGTCAAACCCCTCAAAGCAGTAATGAAATTTGACAATGCTGGTCTGGGTTCAGATCAAGCGGCCAGTGATTTTAACAATCACTGGTGGGAGCGTGTCTTCAACGAAGCTGCAGGCAATGTGGAAGTGAAGTCTGGGAAAAATGGCGTAAGCATGGATCTAAAGAATAAACATGACAGCGTAGAAATATCTACCAAGGGATATTCGCTGAAGAAATTGAAGAAAGCTAAGGAAGGTCGCATTACAAGTGATGCGATGTATGATAACTTCATTCAATCTGCCACTCTTACCAAATCTGGCGATGAAAGAGAGAATCCAAATAAAATTACCGTCGCCGACATATCCGTAACAGAATACAAAACTCTGACGGATGACGAGTTATTTCGGGCATGTGGAGGAAGAACGGCGCATAAAGGAGCGCGGCATGGCTTAAAGCTAAGCGGAAAGTTGTCACGAATAGAGCAACAAGAACAAGAACTTTTGGCAAGAATGCAAGAACGCAAGAAGCAATCTGTAGGACAACCTGACGAAAAAgactcaaaaaaaattaagcgcaaaaagaaaagtaaaaaggaGGAAGATATAGCAGGTGGTGACCCCGACTCAGAACTGTCTAAAAACTTAGTTGCAACCGAAACTTGCATTTCTGTTAAAAAGAAACCTAAAGTTTCCCAATCTACCTCAGAGGACACTTTTAAAAGggggaaaaatgaaaaagaagaaatagtTCAATTAAGTGATAATGCCTCAGTTGATGTAgacaatttaaaacaaaagaaaaataagcgtaaaacaaaagaaaaaagaccTCTTGAGCTAGCTGCAACTAATACAGACTTGGAAGTCGAAGAATGcaggaaaaaatcgaaaaagtcCAAAAAGAAGGAACAGTAG